In a genomic window of Streptomyces sp. NBC_01231:
- a CDS encoding Rieske (2Fe-2S) protein: MVAEIERVEVGSVRDLDEKSVLRLSLPDGRPIAVALLADGEYTAFEGLCPHKGAPITEGRICEEAVICPWHGFRFDLRSGEPVGTPSIMKLSVLPVTVESDRIFVTITK, encoded by the coding sequence GTGGTAGCCGAGATTGAGCGTGTCGAAGTCGGCTCGGTACGCGACCTGGACGAGAAGTCCGTACTGCGCCTGTCGCTTCCGGACGGCCGACCGATCGCCGTGGCACTGCTGGCCGATGGAGAATACACGGCCTTTGAAGGCCTCTGCCCGCACAAGGGCGCTCCGATCACGGAAGGCCGCATCTGTGAAGAGGCCGTCATCTGCCCCTGGCACGGATTCCGGTTCGACCTGCGCAGCGGTGAGCCCGTGGGAACGCCGAGCATCATGAAACTCTCCGTGCTTCCGGTCACTGTCGAATCCGACCG